The DNA segment AAGATCCTTGGCCGGGGACACAACCGGCGCGTGCAGCGCGGCAGCGCAATCCTTCACGGCGAGATGGACGCCCTCGAAAATGCGGGCCGTCATCCTGCCTCGGTTTACCGTGAGTCAATTCTCTATACGACGCTCTCGCCTTGCGCCATGTGCTCAGGTGCGATCCTGCTTTACGGAATCCCGCGGGTCCTTGTCGGCGAGAATCGCACGTTCCTCGGTGAAGAAGATATGCTTCGCTCGCGCGGCGTTTCCGTCCAGGTTCTCCACGACGAGCGCTGTATTCAAATGATGCAGGAGTTCATTCGGAATCGTCCCGAGCTGTGGAACGAGGATATCGGCGTGTAAATCGATCCGCGAACATGAGTCGACGCGTCATTGCGAATGCTGGGACGACGCAGTCCTTCTCAGAGGAAGTTGAGTTTCCTGGAACGACGCTTCTATACACGGTGAGCCTGGGTGGTATCGCATCTCCACAGTTCCCTGGCTGACTTCGATTTCGGTGTAGCTGACTGTTGCGGCATCATCGCGGTGCACGCAGACGCTGAATGCTCCTGGCGCCGGATCATGGGATGCATGCATCCTGCGAAGCCAGTTCACTGTGCCGGCGTTCGCGGATAGCCGGCCCGCTTTGAAAATTTCACCACGAATTTCCGCAGCTTTCGTATCGGAAAGGCCGGACGAGAACCACTGCCTCGGGCCCCACGGATGATCCAGGACTGATAAAGCCTGTCCATCCCAAACCCACTCTTGCACCTGGCGAAGTACCGCGCTCACCCCGATCAAACGAAACGGCAGAAAGTTGAAGAGTCCTGCTTCTTCGAGAATGCCGGTGATACTAGTAAAATCGGGTGCGGCAACAGCACCGAGGACAACCCGCCCGCGCGAGACATTCTTTGCTGACCGCCGCCCGCCATTGCGATTCAGCAGCGCCCAGGTATCGCCACGCTCGGTCGCGGCAATCCATGTCCCGCCCTCAACATCGGTCGGAAAAATCGCTTTTGTTCCGCCTGGCTCGTGTGTCGCCGGCGGATGAGCTGATCCGCGTGTCAGCAACTCATCGCGATTCATCGCCACCAGATAACCAGCGTTCTTCGGAACGAAACTGAGGGTGCACACGAGGATAGTTTAATCCGCTGGCACGGTCTTTGAAGTGCCTGCGACAACAGTACTGGTATTTTGTGCCTGCCGTTCGGCGAGTTCAGAAATCATCGATGCCACCAGCGCCGTCCAGCCTGTCTGGTGGCTAGCGCCCACTCCCCTGCCATTGTCGCCGTGGAAGTACTCGTAGAAAGGAATGTAATCACGCCAGTGCGGATCGCTCTGGAAGACCTCGTTACCGCCAAATACTGGCCGCCGGCCATTCGCGTCGCGGCGGAAGATACTTACGACGCGATCGGTAATGATATTCGCCGCGTCCTCAAGGTTCACCAGTTGTCCTGAACCCGTCGGGCACTCCACCTTCAAGCTGTCCCCGTAATACTGGAAGAACCGCCGCAGTCCCTGCGTCAGCAGATAGTTCACTGGCATCCAGATTGGTCCACGCCAATTGGAGTTCCCGCCGAACATCCCGCTGCTGGATTCCGCTGGCTCGTAGCCAATCGAATACTGGACGCCGTCGAGGTCCAGCGTGTACGGGTGGTCCTTGTGATACCGCGACAGCGCACGAATCCCATATGTCGACAGGAATTCGTGCTCGTCCAGCATGGTCTCGAGCATGCGTCTCAATTGAGCCTGGTTAGCAATCGAAAACAGGCGTCGTTCGCGGTGTCCTTGCGTCTTCATGCACGCAACGTTTCCGGTGAGGTCGGGCCGGTTCTCGATGAACCACTCCAGTCGCTCGCGGAAAGTGGGCATTTTGTCGAGCAGTTCCGGTTCTATCGTTTGCACGGCGTGCAGCGGAATCAAGCCAACCATGGAGCGTACACGGATCGGGATGGTCTGGCCGTCGGCTCCATGCAGCACGTCGTAAAAGAATCCGTCCTGCTCGTCCCAGAGGCTGAGCCCATCGTCGCCCATGTGGTTCATGGCCCACGCAATGTAGACGAAGTGCTCCCAGAATTTGCTGGCCACGTCCTCGTAGACCGGATCTTCCGAAGCGAGTTCGAGTGCGATCGCGAGCAGGTCGAGTGAGTACATCGCCATCCAACTCGTCCCGTCCGACTGCTCGATGCGGTCTCCGCTCGGCAATTCCGTGTTGCGGTCGAACAACCCAATATTGTCGAGCCCAAGGAATCCGCCCTGGAATACGTTCTGCCCTTCAGGATCCTTCCGGTTCACCCACCACGTGAAATTCAGCATGAGCTTGTGGAAGATGCGTTCGAGAAACGCGCGATCACCGCGTCCACCTCTCTTTTGCTTGTCG comes from the Terriglobia bacterium genome and includes:
- a CDS encoding nucleoside deaminase, giving the protein MDKFLEAAIEEAQAGLREGGIPIGSVLVHDDKILGRGHNRRVQRGSAILHGEMDALENAGRHPASVYRESILYTTLSPCAMCSGAILLYGIPRVLVGENRTFLGEEDMLRSRGVSVQVLHDERCIQMMQEFIRNRPELWNEDIGV
- a CDS encoding NRDE family protein, yielding MCTLSFVPKNAGYLVAMNRDELLTRGSAHPPATHEPGGTKAIFPTDVEGGTWIAATERGDTWALLNRNGGRRSAKNVSRGRVVLGAVAAPDFTSITGILEEAGLFNFLPFRLIGVSAVLRQVQEWVWDGQALSVLDHPWGPRQWFSSGLSDTKAAEIRGEIFKAGRLSANAGTVNWLRRMHASHDPAPGAFSVCVHRDDAATVSYTEIEVSQGTVEMRYHPGSPCIEASFQETQLPLRRTASSQHSQ